One genomic segment of Clostridium estertheticum subsp. estertheticum includes these proteins:
- the ltrA gene encoding group II intron reverse transcriptase/maturase, whose protein sequence is MKDTKKYDKSRQLHKEGSLRENRVELKGNVEVHSISSISEEGRNGVNRYGNDLLEQILSRNNMNKAYKRVKANKGSHGIDGLTVDELLHHLKEHGQELRQLLLENRYRPQAVRRVEIPKPDGGIRLLGIPTVVDRVVQQAISQVLIPIYEKKFSDNSYGFRPLRSAKQAVEKCRGYINAGHTWTVNIDLSKYFDTINHDKLIRILSEDIKDSRVISLIRKYLQSGVMINGVFMNTGEGAPQGGPLSPLLSNIMLNELDVELTKRGLNFCRYADDGVPRKRGKQLVRVA, encoded by the coding sequence TTGAAAGATACGAAGAAATATGATAAAAGCAGACAACTTCATAAAGAAGGCTCTCTACGAGAGAATAGAGTGGAACTCAAAGGTAACGTAGAAGTGCATAGTATTTCTTCTATATCAGAAGAAGGAAGAAACGGTGTAAATAGATACGGTAATGATTTGCTCGAGCAAATATTATCGAGAAATAATATGAATAAAGCATATAAAAGAGTAAAGGCCAATAAAGGAAGTCATGGTATTGATGGTTTGACAGTAGATGAACTTTTACATCACCTGAAAGAGCATGGACAAGAACTAAGGCAATTATTACTGGAAAATAGATATAGACCTCAAGCAGTAAGAAGGGTAGAAATACCCAAACCTGATGGGGGAATTAGACTACTTGGAATACCTACTGTAGTAGATAGAGTTGTTCAACAAGCGATTTCACAAGTTCTAATCCCAATATATGAAAAGAAATTTTCAGATAATAGTTATGGTTTTAGGCCTTTAAGAAGTGCAAAGCAAGCTGTTGAAAAATGCAGGGGATATATCAATGCTGGACATACATGGACAGTAAATATAGACCTTTCAAAATACTTTGATACGATAAATCATGATAAATTAATTAGGATACTATCGGAAGATATTAAAGATAGTAGAGTAATTTCTCTGATACGAAAGTATCTACAAAGTGGAGTTATGATAAATGGGGTATTTATGAATACTGGAGAAGGAGCACCTCAAGGTGGACCCTTGTCCCCATTATTAAGTAACATAATGTTAAATGAACTTGATGTAGAACTAACAAAGCGAGGACTAAACTTTTGTAGATATGCTGATGATGGTGTGCCACGAAAGCGTGGTAAGCAACTCGTAAGAGTTGCTTAA
- the ltrA gene encoding group II intron reverse transcriptase/maturase, with translation MMETKPFNISKRAVVTAYEKVKANKGTYGVDGQSIEDFEKNLKNNLYKIWNRMSSGSYFPQPVKAVAIPKKSGGTRLLGIPTVEDRIAQMLVKLYFEPEVEPMFYEDSYGYRPNKSAIQAIDVTRKRCWRKDWVLEFDIKGLFDNIKHDILIKMVKKHTNEEWIILYIQRWLTAPFQMENRELVPRISGTPQGGVISPVLANLFLHYVFDDFITKEFKTIPWARYADDGVAHCVSLKQAKYLQKRLQERFEEYGLQLNLDKTKIVYCKDDDRNGDYPNISFDFLGYTFKPRGAKSKYGKYFTSFLPAIADNAKKRIRKEVRSWRVQLKVDKDLWDISSMFNKKIQGWINYYTHFYKTEMYAVLRYINNALVKWVRRKYKKRKHRRRAEYWLGSIAKRDRNLFAHWKMGILPTAE, from the coding sequence ATGATGGAAACAAAGCCGTTTAATATTTCTAAAAGAGCTGTAGTTACAGCTTACGAAAAGGTTAAAGCAAACAAGGGAACATATGGAGTTGATGGACAGTCAATTGAAGATTTTGAGAAGAATTTGAAAAATAATCTATATAAAATCTGGAATAGGATGTCGTCAGGAAGTTATTTTCCTCAACCTGTAAAAGCAGTTGCAATTCCGAAGAAAAGTGGAGGAACTAGATTACTAGGGATACCAACTGTTGAAGATAGAATTGCACAAATGCTAGTTAAACTATACTTTGAACCAGAAGTAGAGCCCATGTTTTATGAAGATTCCTACGGATATAGACCTAATAAATCTGCAATACAAGCAATTGATGTTACAAGAAAAAGGTGTTGGAGGAAGGATTGGGTCCTTGAATTTGATATAAAGGGACTATTTGATAATATCAAACATGACATTTTAATTAAAATGGTAAAGAAACACACAAATGAAGAATGGATTATTCTATATATTCAAAGGTGGTTAACTGCACCATTTCAAATGGAAAATAGAGAACTAGTGCCAAGAATTTCAGGAACTCCGCAAGGGGGTGTCATAAGTCCAGTACTTGCGAATCTGTTTTTACATTATGTGTTTGATGATTTTATAACAAAAGAATTCAAAACAATTCCGTGGGCTAGATACGCAGATGATGGAGTAGCACACTGTGTATCCCTAAAACAGGCTAAATATCTACAAAAACGGTTGCAAGAAAGGTTCGAAGAATACGGATTGCAACTGAACCTTGATAAAACAAAGATTGTATACTGTAAAGATGATGATAGAAACGGAGATTATCCAAATATATCATTTGATTTTCTAGGGTATACATTTAAGCCTAGAGGCGCAAAAAGTAAATATGGAAAGTATTTTACAAGTTTCTTACCAGCGATAGCAGATAATGCAAAGAAAAGAATTAGGAAAGAGGTAAGAAGTTGGAGGGTACAGTTGAAGGTAGATAAAGACTTGTGGGATATATCAAGTATGTTTAATAAAAAGATACAGGGGTGGATTAATTATTATACACATTTCTATAAAACGGAAATGTATGCAGTATTAAGATATATCAATAATGCTTTAGTAAAATGGGTTCGAAGAAAGTATAAGAAACGAAAACACAGACGAAGAGCAGAATATTGGTTAGGGAGTATTGCAAAAAGAGATAGAAATTTGTTTGCACATTGGAAAATGGGAATATTACCAACAGCCGAATGA
- a CDS encoding group II intron maturase-specific domain-containing protein, protein MNSISRFIEEKLKLKVNKEKSTVDRPWKLKFLGFSFYRTKGEYRMRVPQKPIDKFRAKLKELTSRSNAMSMEYRFRKLKQVIVGWVNYFAIADIKTILKTLDEWLRRRIRMCFWKQWKKIKTKHENLIKLGLTSNKAWQYANTRKSYWRTSNSPILAKTITNKYLKKIGLVSMSEIYLLKH, encoded by the coding sequence ATGAATAGTATCTCAAGATTTATTGAGGAAAAGTTAAAGCTTAAAGTGAATAAAGAAAAGAGTACAGTAGATAGACCTTGGAAACTTAAATTTTTAGGATTTTCGTTTTACCGAACAAAAGGTGAATATAGAATGAGAGTTCCTCAAAAACCTATAGATAAATTCAGAGCAAAGCTAAAGGAATTAACTTCAAGAAGTAATGCGATGAGCATGGAATATAGATTTAGAAAACTCAAGCAGGTAATAGTAGGATGGGTAAACTATTTTGCTATTGCAGATATTAAAACTATTCTTAAAACACTTGATGAATGGTTAAGACGAAGGATTAGAATGTGTTTTTGGAAACAGTGGAAGAAAATTAAAACAAAGCATGAAAACCTTATTAAATTAGGTTTAACAAGCAATAAAGCTTGGCAGTATGCAAACACAAGAAAAAGCTATTGGAGAACATCCAACAGCCCAATATTAGCCAAAACAATAACTAATAAATACCTTAAAAAGATAGGTTTAGTCTCCATGTCTGAAATATATTTATTAAAACATTAA
- a CDS encoding ACT domain-containing protein, translated as MKAVLTVIGKDRVGIIANVSNLLFEKNANILDISQTIMQEFFTMVMLVDLANINISSKELAELLITMGKELKVSIKMQHEDVFNSMHLV; from the coding sequence ATGAAGGCTGTATTAACTGTAATTGGGAAAGATAGAGTAGGTATCATTGCAAATGTATCCAATTTATTATTTGAAAAAAATGCTAATATTTTAGACATTAGTCAAACTATTATGCAAGAATTTTTTACTATGGTAATGCTTGTGGATTTAGCTAATATTAATATTTCTTCAAAGGAACTAGCCGAATTATTAATTACGATGGGTAAAGAGTTAAAAGTTTCAATAAAAATGCAACATGAGGACGTATTTAATTCAATGCATCTTGTATAG
- a CDS encoding PFL family protein: METVKMLEDEKLDIRTLTMGISLLDCCDSDGKRARARIYEKIMRLAGNLVKVGDDLALEYGVPIINKRISVTPISLIAGASKDENYVEYAIMLDKIANELGVNFIGGFSALIHKGYTTGDHRLISSIPEAMRVTERVCSSVSVASSKVGINMDGVREMGQVIKEAARLTADRDGLGCAKIVVFANAVEDNPFMAGAFHGVGEPECTLNVGISGPGTVKVALEKVRGADFGVVAEVIKKTAFKITRMGQLVGMEAAKRLDVPFGIVDLSLAPTPAIGDSVARILEEMGLEVCGTHGTTCALAMLNDAVKKGGIMASGSVGGLSGAFIPVSEDEGMIEAVEKGALNIEKLEAMTCVCSVGLDMIAIPGDTSAETISAIIADECAIGMINNKTTATRLIPAPGKKVGDSVEFGGLLGRAPVMKVSEFSSNDFINRGGRIPAPIHSFKN; this comes from the coding sequence ATGGAAACAGTAAAAATGTTAGAGGATGAAAAGTTAGATATTAGAACACTTACAATGGGAATATCTTTACTCGACTGTTGTGATTCTGATGGTAAAAGGGCTAGAGCTAGAATTTACGAAAAGATTATGAGACTTGCTGGAAACTTAGTTAAGGTAGGAGATGATTTGGCTCTTGAATATGGAGTGCCAATAATAAACAAAAGAATCTCAGTTACTCCGATTTCTTTGATTGCAGGAGCGTCTAAGGATGAGAATTATGTAGAGTACGCAATAATGCTTGATAAGATTGCAAATGAACTAGGAGTAAACTTTATTGGAGGGTTTTCTGCATTGATTCATAAGGGATATACTACTGGTGATCATAGATTAATATCTTCTATACCAGAAGCTATGAGAGTTACAGAGAGAGTATGCTCATCTGTGAGTGTTGCAAGTTCTAAGGTTGGAATTAATATGGATGGAGTTCGTGAAATGGGTCAAGTTATTAAGGAAGCTGCAAGGCTTACTGCCGATCGTGATGGGCTTGGTTGCGCGAAAATTGTAGTCTTTGCTAATGCAGTAGAGGATAACCCTTTTATGGCAGGAGCTTTCCACGGAGTTGGAGAACCTGAGTGTACCTTAAATGTAGGAATAAGTGGTCCTGGCACAGTAAAAGTTGCCCTTGAAAAAGTAAGGGGTGCTGACTTTGGCGTTGTAGCTGAGGTAATAAAGAAAACTGCATTTAAGATAACAAGAATGGGTCAATTAGTTGGAATGGAAGCTGCAAAGAGGCTCGATGTACCTTTTGGGATAGTAGATTTATCATTGGCACCAACACCTGCAATAGGTGATAGTGTTGCTAGAATACTTGAGGAAATGGGACTTGAAGTATGTGGAACTCATGGAACAACTTGTGCGCTGGCAATGCTTAATGATGCAGTTAAAAAGGGCGGAATAATGGCTTCTGGATCTGTTGGTGGTCTTAGTGGAGCATTTATACCAGTAAGTGAGGATGAGGGTATGATTGAGGCTGTAGAAAAGGGAGCTTTAAACATTGAGAAACTCGAAGCTATGACTTGTGTTTGCTCAGTAGGCCTTGATATGATTGCCATTCCAGGAGATACTTCTGCAGAAACAATATCAGCAATTATTGCAGATGAGTGTGCAATTGGAATGATTAATAATAAAACTACTGCAACAAGGTTAATACCAGCCCCAGGTAAGAAAGTTGGGGACTCAGTAGAATTTGGTGGACTTCTTGGACGTGCTCCAGTTATGAAGGTAAGTGAATTCTCAAGTAACGATTTTATAAATCGTGGTGGAAGAATTCCTGCACCTATACATAGCTTTAAGAATTAG
- a CDS encoding spore germination protein: MVDDKNININLYKDYEKNFSIIDDILKNSPDIIRRKVILNSGKKGCFFFVQGLCDIDLFQRDFMTPLLKLEKLDLDDIKYLPSKIFVAGLTFPLVIDSLIKDILAGNAVFICDGLSVGISCTLKKYEKRSIQEPEGEKSIRGDHDGFIEDMATNIATIRRKLKTPNLKFKDFTVGNVSHQTVSVAYLENIANTNLLQIISDKINNIDTDSLIAIGYLEQIIADHPNSIFPQYLATERPDKAIAGLLEGKYVIMLQETSFVMIAPVTFHAFTQAPEDYTTHWLGATYLRLLRTIATLIALFLPGIYIALLSYHYYMIPLPLLVSLAESRTKVPFPPVIEAFLIEFMIEMVREASIRLPSFITASISIVGGLVIGQTAIQAGVASDLMVIIIAASAIAGFTMPTYDLGISIRLCKYITMITSSIFGILGVVVPIVTLLAHLLVLDSLGEPYFQPIAPFKFGDLKDTYIRAPIRYLKKRPDVAKPKNKERGK; this comes from the coding sequence ATGGTCGACGATAAAAATATAAATATAAATTTATATAAGGATTATGAAAAAAATTTTTCAATAATTGATGATATATTAAAAAATTCCCCTGACATTATAAGACGAAAAGTTATTTTGAATTCAGGTAAAAAGGGTTGTTTCTTTTTTGTTCAAGGTTTATGTGATATTGATCTTTTCCAAAGAGATTTTATGACACCCTTATTAAAATTAGAAAAATTAGACTTAGACGATATAAAATATCTTCCGAGTAAAATATTCGTAGCAGGATTAACATTTCCTTTAGTAATTGATAGTTTAATAAAAGACATATTAGCTGGAAATGCAGTGTTTATATGTGACGGATTGAGTGTAGGAATCTCATGTACACTAAAAAAATATGAAAAAAGAAGTATACAAGAGCCAGAAGGGGAAAAAAGTATAAGAGGAGACCATGATGGCTTTATTGAAGATATGGCGACAAATATTGCTACCATTAGACGGAAACTAAAAACTCCTAATCTTAAATTCAAGGATTTTACTGTAGGCAATGTCTCACATCAAACTGTTTCTGTTGCGTACCTTGAGAATATTGCAAATACTAACTTACTACAAATTATTTCTGATAAAATTAATAATATTGATACAGACAGCCTTATAGCAATTGGTTATTTAGAGCAAATTATAGCGGATCACCCAAATTCCATTTTTCCTCAATACCTTGCTACAGAAAGGCCAGATAAGGCTATAGCGGGATTGTTGGAGGGGAAATATGTAATAATGCTTCAAGAGACATCGTTTGTAATGATAGCTCCTGTAACTTTTCATGCATTTACACAGGCACCTGAAGATTATACAACCCATTGGTTAGGCGCAACTTATCTGAGGTTATTAAGGACAATTGCAACATTAATAGCGTTATTTCTTCCGGGCATTTATATTGCATTACTAAGTTACCATTATTATATGATACCGTTACCATTACTAGTATCACTTGCAGAGTCAAGAACAAAGGTACCATTTCCTCCTGTTATTGAAGCGTTTTTGATAGAATTTATGATAGAGATGGTGAGAGAAGCCTCCATTAGACTTCCATCGTTTATAACTGCATCTATTAGTATAGTTGGAGGACTTGTAATAGGGCAGACAGCTATCCAGGCTGGAGTTGCAAGTGATCTTATGGTAATAATAATTGCTGCTTCTGCCATTGCAGGATTTACTATGCCTACTTATGATTTGGGAATTTCAATTAGACTCTGTAAATATATAACTATGATTACATCATCAATATTTGGTATTTTGGGAGTAGTAGTTCCCATAGTAACCTTACTTGCTCACTTATTAGTTCTAGATTCTCTTGGTGAACCATATTTTCAACCTATAGCACCTTTTAAGTTTGGTGATTTAAAAGACACCTATATAAGGGCACCAATTAGATATTTAAAGAAAAGGCCAGATGTTGCGAAACCCAAGAATAAGGAAAGAGGTAAATAA
- a CDS encoding GerAB/ArcD/ProY family transporter → MDSRENQISSGQLMGFIVSIQIGIGALTMPSELAKACGHDGWISILIYSLIITTVISLIIRLMCRYNNKSIYEIDKLLYGKNIGNLLNLLIVLYLWYCTCISLRSYTNAIHIHLLRSTPTLVLCIFTIIPTYYLAWYGIKYVSRFSLMIYLSISFCFLLFFLVFKELRFSFLMPLGQCGIEGIKASFSPCIFAFLGYEVISVIYPEITNKKKAMKYAIFANIITTIFCILLLIVTTSFFGEEMLKKSLYPTITLARSYRAPIIERMDILFLAMWLPVIAMTTRGYFCITYYSINKLLNLKKKGIYLFMFTAITILLSIVPKSISQISNYSNVMLISGTTFSIFLVICYLFSFIRKKGVKSHV, encoded by the coding sequence ATGGATAGTAGAGAAAATCAAATTTCCTCTGGTCAATTAATGGGATTTATTGTATCAATCCAAATAGGTATAGGAGCTCTTACCATGCCATCTGAATTAGCTAAAGCTTGCGGACATGATGGTTGGATTTCAATACTTATATATAGTTTAATAATAACAACGGTAATTTCACTAATTATAAGGCTTATGTGCAGGTATAACAATAAATCTATATACGAAATAGATAAGTTATTATATGGAAAAAACATTGGTAATCTGTTAAATTTACTTATAGTTTTATATTTATGGTACTGCACCTGCATAAGTTTAAGAAGTTATACAAATGCAATACATATTCACCTTTTAAGGTCAACTCCTACACTAGTGCTATGTATTTTCACTATAATACCTACCTACTACTTAGCATGGTACGGAATAAAATATGTATCCAGATTTTCACTTATGATATATCTTTCCATAAGTTTTTGCTTCCTTTTGTTTTTTCTTGTATTTAAAGAATTGAGGTTTAGTTTTTTAATGCCTTTAGGCCAATGCGGTATAGAAGGTATAAAAGCTAGCTTTAGTCCATGTATTTTTGCTTTTCTGGGTTATGAAGTAATTTCAGTTATATACCCAGAAATTACAAATAAAAAAAAGGCTATGAAATATGCAATATTTGCAAATATTATTACCACTATATTTTGTATACTTCTTCTTATAGTTACTACATCTTTCTTTGGAGAAGAAATGCTTAAAAAAAGTTTGTATCCAACAATTACATTAGCTAGATCGTATAGAGCCCCTATAATAGAGAGAATGGATATACTATTTTTAGCTATGTGGCTACCGGTAATAGCTATGACAACTAGAGGATACTTTTGTATAACCTATTATAGTATAAATAAACTGCTAAATCTAAAGAAAAAAGGTATATATTTATTTATGTTTACAGCGATAACAATATTATTAAGCATTGTGCCCAAAAGTATTTCACAGATTAGCAATTACAGTAATGTTATGTTAATATCTGGAACCACATTTTCAATATTTTTAGTTATATGTTACTTATTTTCTTTCATACGAAAAAAGGGAGTGAAATCACATGTATAA
- a CDS encoding Ger(x)C family spore germination protein, with protein MYKRLRKIFALIFVIPFVLCGCWDQVLVEKTGFMTAVGVESASAGNLKLTYAMPVIDASVTTAKSELFDIEANLTRIARDNVNRRSGKQMMAGKIQLILFSKEFASQGRIYDLNSIFERDPSDAILAWVVVVDGSARSLMHQSVENFTDKPRSSIYINELLERAVSTASTSETRIYKYDLINVAPGIDNITPLIKINEKSIEVKGSALFSRGKMVGTINAEENGLLMSMMKTLKHKKFTYNASLPPEAEANYSEKQSAAIQLFQNSKKIKISIKNNKPVVDIYLDFSGNADEYKWDNLNDEKQVKKFDNFVQEQIQEDCQKLIEYMQKIGSDTIGIGDMVRAKYNGYFKMVDWHTAYKSAQITTHVKFHLIEYGDIQ; from the coding sequence ATGTATAAAAGGTTAAGAAAAATATTTGCATTAATATTTGTTATACCATTTGTACTTTGTGGTTGCTGGGATCAAGTGTTAGTAGAAAAAACTGGGTTTATGACAGCAGTAGGTGTAGAATCAGCTTCTGCAGGGAATTTAAAACTTACCTATGCCATGCCAGTAATTGATGCAAGTGTTACTACTGCTAAATCAGAATTATTTGATATTGAAGCAAATTTGACAAGGATAGCTAGGGATAATGTAAATAGAAGGTCAGGAAAGCAAATGATGGCAGGTAAAATCCAGCTAATTTTATTTTCTAAAGAATTTGCTAGTCAAGGTCGTATATATGATCTTAATTCAATATTTGAAAGGGATCCTTCTGATGCAATTCTTGCTTGGGTAGTAGTTGTTGATGGGAGCGCTAGAAGTTTAATGCATCAATCAGTAGAGAATTTTACAGATAAACCAAGAAGCTCTATATATATAAATGAATTACTTGAGCGTGCAGTTAGTACCGCCAGCACTAGTGAAACAAGGATATATAAGTATGATTTAATAAATGTAGCCCCAGGTATTGATAATATAACTCCACTAATAAAGATTAATGAAAAGTCTATTGAAGTTAAAGGTTCCGCCCTATTTTCGAGGGGGAAAATGGTTGGAACTATAAATGCAGAGGAAAATGGACTGTTAATGTCAATGATGAAGACTTTAAAGCATAAAAAATTCACCTATAATGCCAGTTTACCACCAGAGGCTGAAGCAAACTATAGCGAAAAACAAAGCGCAGCTATTCAACTCTTTCAAAATAGTAAGAAAATAAAAATATCAATAAAGAATAATAAACCTGTAGTAGATATTTATTTAGACTTTTCTGGTAATGCAGATGAGTATAAGTGGGATAATCTAAATGATGAAAAGCAGGTTAAAAAATTTGATAATTTTGTTCAGGAGCAAATTCAAGAAGATTGTCAAAAATTAATTGAGTATATGCAAAAAATAGGGAGTGATACTATTGGTATAGGCGATATGGTAAGAGCCAAATATAATGGTTACTTCAAAATGGTAGATTGGCATACAGCATATAAATCTGCCCAAATAACAACACATGTTAAATTCCATTTAATTGAATATGGTGATATACAGTAA
- a CDS encoding RNA polymerase sigma factor: MMVIQEEEFSNYIKQYERLIITICLSFTKSYFDAEDLAQQTFLSAYTNYSKFDGVNFKAWITRIAINKCKDFLKSPARVIYSLSNEDFESLKDKGGTPEDMLLERCSKKKIHNLCERLKEPYRAVAVNYFCEAIKLSDMAKDTGISLKTLQTHLYRSKKLLKNLWKEEFM; this comes from the coding sequence ATGATGGTTATTCAAGAGGAAGAATTTTCAAACTATATAAAACAATATGAACGTTTAATCATCACTATTTGTCTATCGTTTACTAAGAGTTACTTTGATGCAGAAGATTTGGCACAACAAACATTTTTGTCTGCATATACGAATTATAGTAAATTTGATGGAGTTAATTTTAAGGCCTGGATTACAAGAATTGCTATAAATAAATGTAAAGACTTTCTTAAGAGTCCTGCAAGAGTAATTTATAGCTTGTCTAATGAAGATTTTGAATCTTTGAAAGATAAGGGGGGTACTCCAGAGGATATGCTTTTAGAAAGATGTAGTAAGAAAAAAATACACAATTTATGTGAAAGATTAAAAGAGCCTTATAGAGCTGTTGCAGTAAATTATTTTTGTGAAGCTATTAAACTCTCAGATATGGCAAAAGATACGGGGATAAGTTTAAAAACATTACAAACCCATCTTTATAGATCAAAAAAACTTCTTAAAAATTTATGGAAGGAGGAGTTTATGTGA
- a CDS encoding LiaI-LiaF-like domain-containing protein, whose amino-acid sequence MIKGRRVGTFTTGIVLVMFGVMFLLRLIYPSINYLRLASLWPVILVLLGVEIIVGYLINKDEIMKYDFAAIMLIIILAAFSMGMGCMEYIITHIQQLRTIL is encoded by the coding sequence ATGATTAAGGGACGCCGAGTTGGGACTTTTACTACTGGAATAGTTTTAGTTATGTTTGGGGTAATGTTTTTGCTCAGATTAATATATCCAAGTATTAATTATTTAAGACTAGCATCACTGTGGCCAGTAATTTTAGTTCTTCTTGGAGTAGAAATTATTGTAGGATATTTAATAAACAAGGATGAGATAATGAAATATGATTTTGCTGCAATAATGCTGATAATAATCTTGGCTGCTTTTTCAATGGGTATGGGATGTATGGAATATATAATTACTCATATTCAGCAGTTGAGAACTATATTGTAA
- a CDS encoding spore coat protein yields the protein MYNNYSRDNIIKPTIVAYASGDVNGDRIPDNVYLTGIKTYGSQFIEKITLEIQNGMTGEFTNITFSDNNGYDPKILLGDFTGNHVDDILIGINSGGSGGIMYYYIYSFINNKVQVLLDFNEYNDLYKYDVIYKDNYKVEVISKTNKQKYIIDISNRGIDYLSEIYYANGKLKVPINGFVNPISGLYPVDFDSNGVYELLAYQKIAGRYNADALGYVLNTLKWEISKFDLYNQNIAIFGAQI from the coding sequence ATGTATAATAATTATTCTAGAGATAATATAATAAAACCAACAATTGTAGCTTATGCAAGTGGAGATGTAAATGGGGATAGAATACCTGATAATGTGTATTTAACTGGTATAAAAACATATGGCAGTCAATTCATTGAAAAAATAACACTTGAAATACAAAATGGCATGACAGGTGAGTTTACTAATATAACATTCAGTGATAATAATGGATACGACCCTAAAATACTTTTGGGAGATTTTACAGGTAACCATGTAGATGATATTTTGATAGGTATTAATTCAGGCGGTAGTGGTGGGATAATGTATTATTATATTTATTCTTTTATTAATAACAAAGTTCAAGTATTGTTAGACTTTAATGAATATAACGATTTATACAAATATGATGTTATATATAAAGATAATTATAAGGTTGAAGTTATTAGTAAAACAAATAAACAAAAATACATTATTGATATCTCTAATAGGGGAATTGATTATTTAAGTGAAATATATTATGCAAACGGAAAACTAAAGGTCCCAATCAACGGGTTTGTAAATCCCATAAGTGGATTATATCCTGTAGATTTTGATTCAAATGGAGTGTATGAGCTATTGGCATATCAAAAAATTGCTGGTAGATATAATGCAGATGCTTTAGGTTATGTCTTAAATACTTTAAAATGGGAAATTAGTAAGTTTGATTTGTATAATCAGAATATAGCTATTTTTGGAGCACAAATATAG
- a CDS encoding amidase domain-containing protein, with translation MTSKYDRKLATSYAMKYALEPNKRYKFYEFVNGNGGDCTNFVSQCLMAGGARMDYNNVRPWWYDGRGKSSICWAVANSLFWYLKTNQKLNRNVIKGLEVEDLSKLEIGDVVFYENYNNSIFHSAIITSFIDEYGIHEPRISQHSYNQINETYVKDYEYKKAHFLKITF, from the coding sequence ATGACAAGCAAATATGATAGAAAACTAGCAACAAGTTATGCGATGAAGTACGCTCTTGAGCCAAACAAAAGGTATAAGTTTTATGAATTTGTTAATGGAAATGGGGGGGATTGTACTAATTTTGTCTCTCAGTGTTTAATGGCAGGGGGAGCAAGAATGGATTACAATAATGTTAGACCTTGGTGGTATGATGGTAGAGGTAAATCTTCAATTTGTTGGGCTGTTGCTAATTCGCTGTTCTGGTATTTGAAAACGAATCAAAAACTAAATAGAAATGTTATTAAGGGTTTAGAGGTAGAGGACTTAAGTAAACTTGAAATTGGAGATGTAGTATTTTACGAAAACTATAATAATTCTATTTTTCATTCGGCAATAATAACATCATTTATAGACGAGTATGGAATTCATGAACCTCGTATATCTCAACATTCATATAATCAGATTAATGAAACATATGTAAAAGATTATGAATATAAAAAAGCACATTTTCTTAAAATTACTTTTTGA